A window of the Branchiostoma lanceolatum isolate klBraLanc5 chromosome 13, klBraLanc5.hap2, whole genome shotgun sequence genome harbors these coding sequences:
- the LOC136447836 gene encoding testis-expressed protein 10 homolog, with protein MPKSAKKRKAKRADFNKVKLKVGKKLPKADNVTDTTFKSRAIHLPDQLKTDASQPTNFRQQNVKDLLTQCNHYSASVRHEAITGLKDLLVRHPAVVPAHLSSVVEKCSELFVDKDPIVRKAAIGLLRHTFSQASTNQISPFFSLISAHLCCAMTHIFEDIRHDSLTVLDVCLEHFPSLLTSRSGQILTNFVGQISSMKDKGVKKDATSSSHRLSVNLNSRLTSLQWRSKVLNRLHHFLKAMLSESDTGDRENREVQNKGFAEEAFDGTRSLYVQVFACSKSPSSTGYRIGTTTPNAASTFSLQEFAESLLPLLLETWVESSPGEGGSLVHADVTDLLQGVVDVLRLLWQCLQHREQNKQQDRQKMAFLQHYKNIHLHLMSGFPYMVMEQSKKGKGQQREQSGGTNVQASSTLNLGICDVMTCSLEQDSSGTAAGWLDTVLDFLVSCLSDVDENSADHMESVLRVIQHVIKVLPQQDLCEDLLTAVHECYQSEETSNRTRQQVVHFLAQSYLQRDPSLQQSKVLTNWVTSLPHYLVTMETANPQQTEEVLHVVQSAATRGHSCMVENLMGNFQNIYGVGGLLCSVTPPLQRHLVQLLYHLPLLGGLELSTLAQACRQRKVGVPVVKYLVQILLARSSAMAVCEEEKPPFDTPDILSFLMSIMIGHSVNELKDLQQEKTTDVQGPGCRTQIYCVSLELRLRQKALAKFACECLLQFSSPQQVWEVMETVLERCLEQFHTLPTDTVYAVLVAMVTLLPPGTEISRELLTPIMHCCWAALDFAIHNRTPVSDGEAAAAEENWQGELLHIALQAMASSQGIVQSWLKCVEAFVKGDTERSDVEAVAQALLRVMQTTELQRPLQQTGVLQRVVKTVMACLRQEENEKLLSSMVYQASLIK; from the exons ATGCCCAAGAGTGCCAAGAAGAGGAAAGCCAAGCGGGCGGACTTCAACAAGGTCAAGTTGAAGGTGGGGAAGAAGCTGCCCAAGGCTGATAATGTCACTGACACCACGTTCAAGTCCAGGGCCATCCACCTCCCCGACCAGCTCAAGACTGACGCTTCTCAGCCGACCAACTTCAGGCAACAGAATGTGAAG gaCCTGCTGACCCAGTGTAACCACTACAGCGCATCAGTACGCCATGAAGCCATCACAGGATTAAAGGACCTCTTAGTCCGACATCCCGCGGTCGTTCCCGCCCACCTCTCGTCTGTTGTCGAGAAGTGCTCGGAGCTTTTTGTCGACAAGGATCCCATTGTCAGAAAAGCCGCCATTGGCCTGTTACGTCACACCTTCAGCCAGGCATCGACCAATCAGATTTCGCCTTTCTTCTCCTTGATCAGTGCCCACTTATGCTGTGCCATGACGCATATCTTCGAAGACATCCGCCACGATTCGCTCACGGTGCTGGACGTGTGTCTCGAACACTTTCCATCTCTCTTAACGTCAAGAAGCGGGCAGATCCTTACCAACTTCGTTGGACAAATCTCGAGTATGAAGGACAAAGGTGTGAAGAAAGATGCAACATCTTCAAGTCACCGACTGTCTGTGAACCTTAACAGTAGGCTTACATCACTCCAGTGGAGAAGCAAGGTTCTGAACAGACTTCATCACTTTCTGAAGGCTATGTTATCAGAAAGTGACACAGGGGATAGGGAGAATAGAGAAGTGCAGAACAAGGGTTTTGCAGAGGAGGCCTTTGATGGGACCAGGTCtctatatgtacaagtatttgctTGTAGTAAATCACCCAGTTCTACGGGATACCGTATTGG GACAACAACCCCTAACGCAGCCTCAACGTTCAGTCTGCAAGAGTTTGCAGAGTCCCTCCTGCCCCTGCTGTTGGAGACCTGGGTGGAGTCATCCCCAGGGGAGGGGGGGTCCCTGGTACACGCCGATGTCACGGACCTGCTCCAGGGGGTGGTGGATGTGCTGAGGTTACTGTGGCAGTGTCTTCAACACAGGGAACAGAACAAGCAACAAGACAGGCAAAAG ATGGCATTCCTACAACACTACAAAAACATACACCTTCATCTGATGTCAGGGTTTCCATATATGGTCATGGAACAGTCCAAGAAGGGAAAGGGGCAGCAGAGGGAGCAGAGTGGAGGGACCAACGTTCAGGCATCCTCGACACTGAACTTGGGCATCTGTGATGTCATGACATGTAGCCTTGAACAAG ACAGCAGCGGTACTGCAGCAGGGTGGCTGGACACAGTGTTGGATTTCCTGGTCAGTTGTTTGTCTGATGTAGATGAGAACTCAGCTGACCACATGGAGAGTGTTCTCAGGGTCATACAGCATGTTATCAAGGTGCTGCCACAACAAG aTCTGTGTGAGGACTTGCTCACAGCAGTACATGAGTGTTACCAGTCTGAGGAGACATCTAACAGGACCAGACAGCAAGTAGTGCACTTCCTGGCACAGTCATACCTACAGAGGGACCCAAGCTTACAGCA GAGCAAGGTTCTGACCAACTGGGTGACCTCTTTGCCACACTATctggttaccatggagacagcCAACCCGCAACAGACTGAGGAGGTCCTGCATGTGGTTCAGTCTGCGGCCACTAGGGGGCACTCCTGCATGGTGGAAAATTTGATGGGGAACTTTCAAAACATCTATG GCGTAGGTGGACTACTGTGCTCCGTCACACCACCTCTTCAGAGACACCTGGTGCAGCTGCTATACCACCTACCCCTGCTAGGGGGCCTCGAGCTGTCCACGTTGGCCCAGGCTTGCAGACAGAGGAAAGTGGGAGTTCCTGTGGTCAAGTACCTCGTGCAGATCCTACTGGCAAG GTCATCTGCCATGGCTGTCTGTGAAGAAGAGAAGCCACCATTCGACACTCCCGACATTCTCAGCTTTCTCATGTCTATCATGATAG gtcattcggtaaATGAGCTAAAGGATTTGCAGCAAGAGAAGACGACAGACGTCCAGGGTCCGGGCTGTAGAACCCAGATCTACTGTGTTAGTCTGGAACTCAGGCTCAGACAGAAGGCTCTAGCCAAG TTTGCCTGTGAGTGCCTGCTGCAGTTTTCCAGCCCACAACAAGTATGGGAGGTGATGGAAACAGTGTTAGAGAGATGTCTG gaacaGTTCCACACTCTGCCAACAGACACAGTGTACGCagtgctggttgccatggtaacactgCTGCCCCCTGGGACAGAGATCAGTAGGGAGCTGCTGACTCCCATCATGCACTGCTGCTGGGCTGCCCTGGACTTTGCCATACATAA CAGGACACCTGTTTCTGATGGAGAGGCTGCAGCTGCAGAGGAAAACTGGCAGGGGGAGCTGCTGCACATAGCTCTGCAGGCCATGGCCAGCAGCCAAGGAATAGTTCAGTCATGGCTGAAGTGTGTTGAAGCATTCGTAAAAG gAGACACTGAGAGGTCAGATGTAGAAGCTGTGGCACAGGCGCTACTGAGGGTCATGCAGACCACAGAGCTGCAGCGCCCCTTGCAGCAGACAGGAGTACTGCAGAGAGTGGTAAAAACTGTCATG GCTTGTTTgaggcaagaagaaaatgaaaagttgCTGTCCTCTATGGTGTACCAGGCATCCTTGATCAAATGA